In Brassica rapa cultivar Chiifu-401-42 chromosome A06, CAAS_Brap_v3.01, whole genome shotgun sequence, a single window of DNA contains:
- the LOC103874921 gene encoding tRNA-dihydrouridine(20/20a) synthase — MTVSDAYRPPLFSIAPMMGWTDNHYRTLARLISKHAWLYTEMLAAETIVYQEENLDSFLAFSPDQHPIVLQIGGRNLDNLAKATKLANAYGYDEINFNCGCPSPKVSGRGCFGAVHMLNPKFVGEAMTVIAANTNASVTVKCRIGVDDHDSYNELCDFVHIVSSLSPTKHFIIHSRKALLSGLSPADNRRIPPLKYEYFFALLRDFPDLKFTINGGINSVVEADAALRSGAHGVMLGRAAFYNPWHILGHVDTLIYGSPSSGITRRQVLEKYQVYGESVLGKYGKRGPNLRDIVRPLINLFHSEIGNGQWKRRTDAALLHCTTMKSFLDEVLPAIPDFVLDSSVVKEVTGREDLFADVRRLMPPPYQKESPKELAEPVILDEE, encoded by the exons ATGACAGTTTCAGATGCTTACCGTCCTCCTCTGTTCAG TATTGCCCCGATGATGGGATGGACTGACAATCACTACAGAACTTTGGCACGTCTTATATCAAAACACGCATGGCTCTACACGGAAATGTTAGCAGCTGAAACCATTGTTTATCAAGAAGAGAACCTG GACAGCTTTTTGGCGTTTTCCCCTGACCAGCATCCCATCGTTCTTCAAATTGGTGGGAGAAACTTGGACAATTTGGCCAAAGCAACCAAGCTTGCTAATGCATATGGCTATGATGAAATTAATTTCAA CTGTGGATGTCCAAGCCCAAAAGTAAGTGGACGAGGATGTTTTGGTGCAGTTCATATGCTTAACCCAAagtttgttggtgaagccatgaCTGTCATTGCTGCCAATACCAATGCATCTGTCACCGTTAAATGTCGAATAGGTGTTGATGATCACGATTCATATAATGAGCTTT GCGATTTCGTTCACATAGTTTCTTCACTATCTCCTACTAAACATTTCATCATACATTCACGAAAGGCGTTATTATCTGGACTTAGCCCAGCAGATAATCGTCGAATCCCACCCTTAAA ATACGAGTATTTCTTTGCCCTATTGCGCGATTTTCCAGACTTGAAGTTCACAATAAATGGAGGCATAAACTCTGTGGTTGAG GCAGATGCAGCATTGAGGTCTGGAGCTCATGGCGTTATGCTTGGGCGTGCCGCATTCTACAA TCCCTGGCACATTTTGGGACATGTCGATACTTTAATATATGGATCTCCAAGCAGTGGGATTACAAGGCGACAG GTTCTTGAAAAGTATCAAGTCTATGGGGAGTCAGTCCTCGGGAAATATGGAAAACGCGGACCAAATCTTCGTGATATAGTGAGG CCATTGATCAATCTGTTCCATTCAGAGATTGGAAATGGCCAGTGGAAACGTAGAACCGATGCTGCTCTATTGCATTGCACC ACAATGAAATCATTCTTGGACGAAGTGTTGCCGGCAATACCCGACTTTGTCCTGGATTCGTCGGTTGTCAAAGAGGTGACTGGGCGTGAAGATCTCTTTGCAGACGTACGGCGTTTGATGCCTCCACCTTACCAAAAAGAATCACCCAAAGAGCTGGCAGAACCTGTGATTCTTGATGAGGAATGA
- the LOC103874920 gene encoding uncharacterized protein LOC103874920 isoform X1: MGEMVMDATNYDGAINYTTNWTLAGGSLTDSVSFESSFSTTTANHESDDGIIPAAADHTAKSPLLLLPPVPNGDPCEITITFAQEHELRQVYIRSTARVYEVYYTKKKRDDREYLCTVRCGVAMTEDEEVLKIIPLIESPASENGVVPVTDGNGNARTNEDDWVEVKAGEKDLLSVPQLGQQDLFEATAEIDDAEPCVSVTLRLLSLQDKRCALVDEVYVFADPVDLSDEDKEEASGMGNSSSSALMAMFMPTLLQMSRGKDVRKEHDRQVSEKSNSTNPASLGDSKESEKIVNEIQQETDVISANQKRASLPVVANTLAEHADATRVPEAEMKRDVPFSNVETILHQLVNKVSRLETILTSFEDRMLKPISSIDARLQLVEEKLEELGKKSLESELFVETKVPNPGPQSSDTDPETDQLDGLNKNTDEPQLASCAETVVPDSASTDKEEDYAVVQPKNSNEEVGHSAESEISNEEVGHSLGNGSFEENPKRSVSINDALASALAGLLSSTSITDRKYSQALVVRAPEFSDEDDMETEEKSLAGSLPDKSQVAAEVLGNTSSASESPTSPRKEPGITLCIEDGTQEMINGVPETLGDKMGGYADAETVVSVSNHGLEGDTVTSSTKDDHYPERENHSYELRNPDSLVHELESSNVTTKESKEEPEMDDVFKSVLGFEPNTSAVDFLAPVLDVKFNSERKVSDSKCLFEALFTEDFKTVVVDCDNEGFGDDNLVSVEDGEELKGPPTDTLSSLEMDCYETNEMHLQLNDCNNGGYGDDNLVSVEDEELKGPPTDTLSSLEMDHEVHLQLNAGISTASLL, encoded by the exons ATGGGAGAAATGGTGATGGATGCGACCAACTACGACGGCGCTATCAATTACACTACGAACTGGACTCTCGCCGGCGGTTCCCTCACAGACTCCGTCTCCTTTGAGTCATCCTTCTCGACTACCACCGCAAACCACGAATCCGACGACGGAATCATCCCCGCCGCCGCCGATCATACCGCCAAGTCACCACTGCTTCTGCTCCCTCCGGTTCCTAACGGCGATCCTTGCGAAATCACCA TTACATTTGCACAAGAACATGAACTAAGGCAAGTCTATATCCGAAGCACTGCACGTGTATACGAAGTTTATTACACCAAAAAGAAGCGGGATGATAGAGAATACCTTTGTACAGTTCGATGTGGAGTTGCAATGACAGAAGATGAAGAAGTGCTTAAGATCATCCCTCTCATTGAGTCACCTGCTTCTGAGAATGGAGTGGTACCGGTTACGGATGGGAATGGGAATGCACGGACCAATGAGGATGATTGGGTTGAAGTGAAAGCTGGTGAAAAAGATCTGCTTTCAGTTCCACAATTAGGACAACAg GATCTGTTTGAAGCTACTGCAGAGATCGATGATGCAGAGCCTTGCGTTTCTGTTACGCTCCGTCTTCTCTCGCTTCAGGATAAAAGATGTGCGCTTGTTGATGAAGTTTATGTTTTTGCTGATCCTGTTGATCTAAGTGATGAAGACAAGGAAGAAGCAAGTGGAATGGGAAACTCATCCAGTAGTGCGCTTATGGCTATGTTTATGCCCACTCTTTTACAGATGTCCCGAGGAAAAGATGTCAGAAAAGAACATGATAGACAAGTTTCCGAAAAGTCCAACAGCACGAATCCAGCAAGTTTAGGAGATTCGAAAGAATCAGAGAAGATCGTGAATGAGATTCAGCAGGAGACAGATGTCATTAGTGCTAATCAGAAAAGAGCGAGCTTACCAGTTGTAGCCAATACTCTTGCAGAGCATGCTGATGCAACACGAGTACCTGAAGCAGAAATGAAACGTGATGTGCCTTTCAGTAATGTGGAGACTATCCTCCATCAACTTGTTAACAAGGTAAGCAGGTTAGAAACTATCTTGACAAGTTTCGAAGATCGGATGTTGAAGCCTATCAGTAGTATTGATGCAAGGCTTCAGCTAGTAGAGGAGAAACTCGAAGAGTTAGGCAAGAAGTCACTTGAATCTGAATTGTTTGTTGAAACAAAAGTACCCAACCCGGGTCCTCAGAGCAGTGATACAGATCCTGAAACCGATCAGTTGGATGGATTGAACAAAAATACAGATGAACCACAACTGGCCTCTTGTGCTGAAACAGTTGTTCCTGACTCCGCTAGTACAGACAAGGAAGAAGATTATGCTGTTGTGCAGCCGAAGAACAGTAATGAGGAGGTTGGTCATTCTGCTGAATCTGAGATCAGTAATGAGGAGGTTGGTCATTCTCTTGGGAATGGATCTTTTGAAGAGAATCCAAAACGTTCAGTGTCTATAAATGATGCTTTAGCATCAGCACTTGCTGGATTATTGTCTTCAACTTCAATCACGGACAGGAAATACAGCCAAGCCCTCGTAGTCAGAGCGCCTGAATTTTCAGATGAAGATGACATGGAGACGGAAGAGAAATCTCTGGCTGGTTCCCTTCCAGACAAAAGCCAAGTTGCAGCAGAGGTGTTGGGAAACACATCTTCTGCCTCGGAGAGCCCAACTTCTCCACGGAAAGAGCCTGGAATTACTCTTTGTATTGAAGATGGTACGCAGGAAATGATTAATGGAGTTCCTGAAACACTGGGTGATAAAATGGGAGGATATGCCGATGCTGAGACAGTGGTTAGCGTCAGTAACCATGGCTTAGAAGGAGATACAGTGACATCAAGCACAAAAGATGATCATTACCCAGAGAGGGAGAACCATAGTTATGAGCTCAGGAATCCCGATTCCTTGGTTCACGAACTCGAGAGTTCAAATGTCACTACTAAAGAATCTAAAGAAGAGCCTGAAATGGATGATGTTTTCAAGAGTGTTCTCGGTTTTGAACCTAATACCTCTGCAGTCGATTTCCTAGCTCCTGTTCTGGATGTGAAATTTAATTCAGAGAGAAAAGTCTCAGACAGCAAGTGTCTCTTTGAGGCACTCTTCACGGAAGACTTTAAGACTGTTGTAGTAGATTGCGACAATGAAGGTTTTGGTGATGATAACTTGGTCTCCGTGGAAGATGGAGAAGAACTAAAAGGCCCACCAACAGATACCCTTTCGTCTCTGGAGATGGATTGCTACGAGACGAACGAGATGCATCTACAGTTGAATG ATTGCAACAACGGAGGTTATGGTGATGATAACTTGGTATCAGTGGAAGATGAAGAGCTAAAAGGCCCACCAACAGATACACTTTCGTCTCTGGAGATGGATCACGAGGTGCATTTGCAGTTGAACGCTGGGATATCAACAGCAAGTCTGCTATAA
- the LOC103874920 gene encoding uncharacterized protein LOC103874920 isoform X2 has translation MGEMVMDATNYDGAINYTTNWTLAGGSLTDSVSFESSFSTTTANHESDDGIIPAAADHTAKSPLLLLPPVPNGDPCEITITFAQEHELRQVYIRSTARVYEVYYTKKKRDDREYLCTVRCGVAMTEDEEVLKIIPLIESPASENGVVPVTDGNGNARTNEDDWVEVKAGEKDLLSVPQLGQQDLFEATAEIDDAEPCVSVTLRLLSLQDKRCALVDEVYVFADPVDLSDEDKEEASGMGNSSSSALMAMFMPTLLQMSRGKDVRKEHDRQVSEKSNSTNPASLGDSKESEKIVNEIQQETDVISANQKRASLPVVANTLAEHADATRVPEAEMKRDVPFSNVETILHQLVNKVSRLETILTSFEDRMLKPISSIDARLQLVEEKLEELGKKSLESELFVETKVPNPGPQSSDTDPETDQLDGLNKNTDEPQLASCAETVVPDSASTDKEEDYAVVQPKNSNEEVGHSAESEISNEEVGHSLGNGSFEENPKRSVSINDALASALAGLLSSTSITDRKYSQALVVRAPEFSDEDDMETEEKSLAGSLPDKSQVAAEVLGNTSSASESPTSPRKEPGITLCIEDGTQEMINGVPETLGDKMGGYADAETVVSVSNHGLEGDTVTSSTKDDHYPERENHSYELRNPDSLVHELESSNVTTKESKEEPEMDDVFKSVLGFEPNTSAVDFLAPVLDVKFNSERKVSDSKCLFEALFTEDFKTVVVDCDNEGFGDDNLVSVEDGEELKGPPTDTLSSLEMDCYETNEMHLQLNGEIPTASLI, from the exons ATGGGAGAAATGGTGATGGATGCGACCAACTACGACGGCGCTATCAATTACACTACGAACTGGACTCTCGCCGGCGGTTCCCTCACAGACTCCGTCTCCTTTGAGTCATCCTTCTCGACTACCACCGCAAACCACGAATCCGACGACGGAATCATCCCCGCCGCCGCCGATCATACCGCCAAGTCACCACTGCTTCTGCTCCCTCCGGTTCCTAACGGCGATCCTTGCGAAATCACCA TTACATTTGCACAAGAACATGAACTAAGGCAAGTCTATATCCGAAGCACTGCACGTGTATACGAAGTTTATTACACCAAAAAGAAGCGGGATGATAGAGAATACCTTTGTACAGTTCGATGTGGAGTTGCAATGACAGAAGATGAAGAAGTGCTTAAGATCATCCCTCTCATTGAGTCACCTGCTTCTGAGAATGGAGTGGTACCGGTTACGGATGGGAATGGGAATGCACGGACCAATGAGGATGATTGGGTTGAAGTGAAAGCTGGTGAAAAAGATCTGCTTTCAGTTCCACAATTAGGACAACAg GATCTGTTTGAAGCTACTGCAGAGATCGATGATGCAGAGCCTTGCGTTTCTGTTACGCTCCGTCTTCTCTCGCTTCAGGATAAAAGATGTGCGCTTGTTGATGAAGTTTATGTTTTTGCTGATCCTGTTGATCTAAGTGATGAAGACAAGGAAGAAGCAAGTGGAATGGGAAACTCATCCAGTAGTGCGCTTATGGCTATGTTTATGCCCACTCTTTTACAGATGTCCCGAGGAAAAGATGTCAGAAAAGAACATGATAGACAAGTTTCCGAAAAGTCCAACAGCACGAATCCAGCAAGTTTAGGAGATTCGAAAGAATCAGAGAAGATCGTGAATGAGATTCAGCAGGAGACAGATGTCATTAGTGCTAATCAGAAAAGAGCGAGCTTACCAGTTGTAGCCAATACTCTTGCAGAGCATGCTGATGCAACACGAGTACCTGAAGCAGAAATGAAACGTGATGTGCCTTTCAGTAATGTGGAGACTATCCTCCATCAACTTGTTAACAAGGTAAGCAGGTTAGAAACTATCTTGACAAGTTTCGAAGATCGGATGTTGAAGCCTATCAGTAGTATTGATGCAAGGCTTCAGCTAGTAGAGGAGAAACTCGAAGAGTTAGGCAAGAAGTCACTTGAATCTGAATTGTTTGTTGAAACAAAAGTACCCAACCCGGGTCCTCAGAGCAGTGATACAGATCCTGAAACCGATCAGTTGGATGGATTGAACAAAAATACAGATGAACCACAACTGGCCTCTTGTGCTGAAACAGTTGTTCCTGACTCCGCTAGTACAGACAAGGAAGAAGATTATGCTGTTGTGCAGCCGAAGAACAGTAATGAGGAGGTTGGTCATTCTGCTGAATCTGAGATCAGTAATGAGGAGGTTGGTCATTCTCTTGGGAATGGATCTTTTGAAGAGAATCCAAAACGTTCAGTGTCTATAAATGATGCTTTAGCATCAGCACTTGCTGGATTATTGTCTTCAACTTCAATCACGGACAGGAAATACAGCCAAGCCCTCGTAGTCAGAGCGCCTGAATTTTCAGATGAAGATGACATGGAGACGGAAGAGAAATCTCTGGCTGGTTCCCTTCCAGACAAAAGCCAAGTTGCAGCAGAGGTGTTGGGAAACACATCTTCTGCCTCGGAGAGCCCAACTTCTCCACGGAAAGAGCCTGGAATTACTCTTTGTATTGAAGATGGTACGCAGGAAATGATTAATGGAGTTCCTGAAACACTGGGTGATAAAATGGGAGGATATGCCGATGCTGAGACAGTGGTTAGCGTCAGTAACCATGGCTTAGAAGGAGATACAGTGACATCAAGCACAAAAGATGATCATTACCCAGAGAGGGAGAACCATAGTTATGAGCTCAGGAATCCCGATTCCTTGGTTCACGAACTCGAGAGTTCAAATGTCACTACTAAAGAATCTAAAGAAGAGCCTGAAATGGATGATGTTTTCAAGAGTGTTCTCGGTTTTGAACCTAATACCTCTGCAGTCGATTTCCTAGCTCCTGTTCTGGATGTGAAATTTAATTCAGAGAGAAAAGTCTCAGACAGCAAGTGTCTCTTTGAGGCACTCTTCACGGAAGACTTTAAGACTGTTGTAGTAGATTGCGACAATGAAGGTTTTGGTGATGATAACTTGGTCTCCGTGGAAGATGGAGAAGAACTAAAAGGCCCACCAACAGATACCCTTTCGTCTCTGGAGATGGATTGCTACGAGACGAACGAGATGCATCTACAGTTGAATGGTGAGATACCAACCGCAAGTCTGATATAA
- the LOC103874920 gene encoding uncharacterized protein LOC103874920 isoform X3 yields MGEMVMDATNYDGAINYTTNWTLAGGSLTDSVSFESSFSTTTANHESDDGIIPAAADHTAKSPLLLLPPVPNGDPCEITITFAQEHELRQVYIRSTARVYEVYYTKKKRDDREYLCTVRCGVAMTEDEEVLKIIPLIESPASENGVVPVTDGNGNARTNEDDWVEVKAGEKDLLSVPQLGQQDLFEATAEIDDAEPCVSVTLRLLSLQDKRCALVDEVYVFADPVDLSDEDKEEASGMGNSSSSALMAMFMPTLLQMSRGKDVRKEHDRQVSEKSNSTNPASLGDSKESEKIVNEIQQETDVISANQKRASLPVVANTLAEHADATRVPEAEMKRDVPFSNVETILHQLVNKVSRLETILTSFEDRMLKPISSIDARLQLVEEKLEELGKKSLESELFVETKVPNPGPQSSDTDPETDQLDGLNKNTDEPQLASCAETVVPDSASTDKEEDYAVVQPKNSNEEVGHSAESEISNEEVGHSLGNGSFEENPKRSVSINDALASALAGLLSSTSITDRKYSQALVVRAPEFSDEDDMETEEKSLAGSLPDKSQVAAEVLGNTSSASESPTSPRKEPGITLCIEDGTQEMINGVPETLGDKMGGYADAETVVSVSNHGLEGDTVTSSTKDDHYPERENHSYELRNPDSLVHELESSNVTTKESKEEPEMDDVFKSVLGFEPNTSAVDFLAPVLDVKFNSERKVSDSKCLFEALFTEDFKTVVVDCDNEGFGDDNLVSVEDGEELKGPPTDTLSSLEMDCYETNEMHLQLNGCEC; encoded by the exons ATGGGAGAAATGGTGATGGATGCGACCAACTACGACGGCGCTATCAATTACACTACGAACTGGACTCTCGCCGGCGGTTCCCTCACAGACTCCGTCTCCTTTGAGTCATCCTTCTCGACTACCACCGCAAACCACGAATCCGACGACGGAATCATCCCCGCCGCCGCCGATCATACCGCCAAGTCACCACTGCTTCTGCTCCCTCCGGTTCCTAACGGCGATCCTTGCGAAATCACCA TTACATTTGCACAAGAACATGAACTAAGGCAAGTCTATATCCGAAGCACTGCACGTGTATACGAAGTTTATTACACCAAAAAGAAGCGGGATGATAGAGAATACCTTTGTACAGTTCGATGTGGAGTTGCAATGACAGAAGATGAAGAAGTGCTTAAGATCATCCCTCTCATTGAGTCACCTGCTTCTGAGAATGGAGTGGTACCGGTTACGGATGGGAATGGGAATGCACGGACCAATGAGGATGATTGGGTTGAAGTGAAAGCTGGTGAAAAAGATCTGCTTTCAGTTCCACAATTAGGACAACAg GATCTGTTTGAAGCTACTGCAGAGATCGATGATGCAGAGCCTTGCGTTTCTGTTACGCTCCGTCTTCTCTCGCTTCAGGATAAAAGATGTGCGCTTGTTGATGAAGTTTATGTTTTTGCTGATCCTGTTGATCTAAGTGATGAAGACAAGGAAGAAGCAAGTGGAATGGGAAACTCATCCAGTAGTGCGCTTATGGCTATGTTTATGCCCACTCTTTTACAGATGTCCCGAGGAAAAGATGTCAGAAAAGAACATGATAGACAAGTTTCCGAAAAGTCCAACAGCACGAATCCAGCAAGTTTAGGAGATTCGAAAGAATCAGAGAAGATCGTGAATGAGATTCAGCAGGAGACAGATGTCATTAGTGCTAATCAGAAAAGAGCGAGCTTACCAGTTGTAGCCAATACTCTTGCAGAGCATGCTGATGCAACACGAGTACCTGAAGCAGAAATGAAACGTGATGTGCCTTTCAGTAATGTGGAGACTATCCTCCATCAACTTGTTAACAAGGTAAGCAGGTTAGAAACTATCTTGACAAGTTTCGAAGATCGGATGTTGAAGCCTATCAGTAGTATTGATGCAAGGCTTCAGCTAGTAGAGGAGAAACTCGAAGAGTTAGGCAAGAAGTCACTTGAATCTGAATTGTTTGTTGAAACAAAAGTACCCAACCCGGGTCCTCAGAGCAGTGATACAGATCCTGAAACCGATCAGTTGGATGGATTGAACAAAAATACAGATGAACCACAACTGGCCTCTTGTGCTGAAACAGTTGTTCCTGACTCCGCTAGTACAGACAAGGAAGAAGATTATGCTGTTGTGCAGCCGAAGAACAGTAATGAGGAGGTTGGTCATTCTGCTGAATCTGAGATCAGTAATGAGGAGGTTGGTCATTCTCTTGGGAATGGATCTTTTGAAGAGAATCCAAAACGTTCAGTGTCTATAAATGATGCTTTAGCATCAGCACTTGCTGGATTATTGTCTTCAACTTCAATCACGGACAGGAAATACAGCCAAGCCCTCGTAGTCAGAGCGCCTGAATTTTCAGATGAAGATGACATGGAGACGGAAGAGAAATCTCTGGCTGGTTCCCTTCCAGACAAAAGCCAAGTTGCAGCAGAGGTGTTGGGAAACACATCTTCTGCCTCGGAGAGCCCAACTTCTCCACGGAAAGAGCCTGGAATTACTCTTTGTATTGAAGATGGTACGCAGGAAATGATTAATGGAGTTCCTGAAACACTGGGTGATAAAATGGGAGGATATGCCGATGCTGAGACAGTGGTTAGCGTCAGTAACCATGGCTTAGAAGGAGATACAGTGACATCAAGCACAAAAGATGATCATTACCCAGAGAGGGAGAACCATAGTTATGAGCTCAGGAATCCCGATTCCTTGGTTCACGAACTCGAGAGTTCAAATGTCACTACTAAAGAATCTAAAGAAGAGCCTGAAATGGATGATGTTTTCAAGAGTGTTCTCGGTTTTGAACCTAATACCTCTGCAGTCGATTTCCTAGCTCCTGTTCTGGATGTGAAATTTAATTCAGAGAGAAAAGTCTCAGACAGCAAGTGTCTCTTTGAGGCACTCTTCACGGAAGACTTTAAGACTGTTGTAGTAGATTGCGACAATGAAGGTTTTGGTGATGATAACTTGGTCTCCGTGGAAGATGGAGAAGAACTAAAAGGCCCACCAACAGATACCCTTTCGTCTCTGGAGATGGATTGCTACGAGACGAACGAGATGCATCTACAGTTGAATG GGTGTGAATGTTGA
- the LOC103874919 gene encoding 40S ribosomal protein S27-2, which translates to MVLQNDIDLLNPPAELEKRKHKLKRLVQSPNSFFMDVKCQGCFNITTVFSHSQTVVVCGNCQTVLCQPTGGKARLTEGCSFRKK; encoded by the exons ATG GTTCTCCAAAATGACATCGATCTCCTCAACCCTCCAGCTGAGCTGGAGAAGAGAAAGCACAAGCTCAAGCGTCTCGTGCAATCTCCTAACTCCTTCTTCATG GACGTCAAGTGCCAGGGATGCTTCAACAT AACAACTGTGTTCAGCCACTCTCAAACAGTTGTTGTGTGTGGAAACTGTCAGACTGTTCTGTGCCAGCCCACCGGTGGTAAAGCCAGACTCACTGAGGGATGCTCTTTCAGGAAAAAGTGA